AGCAGGGCCGTGGCGTAGGCCCCTGGGGGCAGCTCGAAGCCCAGCTGCAGATCCTTCTCCGACCATTCACTGACCAGGTCCTTCACCACGCAGACCAGGGCACGGCGGTCGCTTGCCATGCGCTGGCGCTGTAGGCCCTGGGTCCACAGGCCCTGCCCCGCCAGCACCTCGGCCTCCAACTGCGCTGCCTGCAACCTGGGCCTGGGCTCTCCGCCGCCGTAGAGTGGCCCGGTGGGACACAGCTCGCCCCTGGCGCAGCGCTGGATCAGGCCCTCATCCGGCTCGGAGATGGGGAAGCAATGGCCGGATTCGGCCACCTCCAGCAGATCACCAGCCAGGGGCCGATTCCAACTGCCCTGCTCCAGCCGTCGCGCCAGCACCTGGTTGAACAGATAGGCGCGCACCGCCGACAGATAAAACCCCTGCTCCTTGCGTTGTGGTCGGGTCTCGCCACTGAACCAGCGCCGGGCGGCGCTGAGGTTGCCGTTGTCTATGCCAAAGCGCTGTTCGCCAAAGTAGTTGGGAAAGCCCTGCTGGCCGATCTGCTGCACAATCCGCTCGGCCAGCGCCCGATCCCCGCTGAAATCCCGCAGGCGGAGCAGAAAGCGGTTGGCCCGATGATCCCCCCGCCGCAGCCTGTGCGGATGACGGCATTGCGTGAGGATGCGCAGCTCAGTGGGATCGAGGGCAGAGACATCCAGCTCCCTGCCCTGTGCCAACGGCAGGCAGAACCACTGGCGGGTGATGGCATGACGGTCCTTGAGCCCGGCATAGCTCACCTGCCCCCGCGCCACCCCGGCCAGTTGCGCCAGCCGGGCGGCCACCCAGTCGGTATTGGCACCTCGCTTCTCCACCCAGAGCCAGACAAACTGACCCTGCCCCTCGGGCGCAAAGCCGAGTTGCTCCTCGACAATGAAATCCTCGGCACAGGTCTTCACCAGCGCCTTACCGGCAGGCCCGGCAAAGGCCCGCGGCCAGTTGGGCAGAGTGTCGTTTGGCACTAGGGTCAT
This is a stretch of genomic DNA from gamma proteobacterium SS-5. It encodes these proteins:
- a CDS encoding tRNA pseudouridine(13) synthase TruD gives rise to the protein MPNDTLPNWPRAFAGPAGKALVKTCAEDFIVEEQLGFAPEGQGQFVWLWVEKRGANTDWVAARLAQLAGVARGQVSYAGLKDRHAITRQWFCLPLAQGRELDVSALDPTELRILTQCRHPHRLRRGDHRANRFLLRLRDFSGDRALAERIVQQIGQQGFPNYFGEQRFGIDNGNLSAARRWFSGETRPQRKEQGFYLSAVRAYLFNQVLARRLEQGSWNRPLAGDLLEVAESGHCFPISEPDEGLIQRCARGELCPTGPLYGGGEPRPRLQAAQLEAEVLAGQGLWTQGLQRQRMASDRRALVCVVKDLVSEWSEKDLQLGFELPPGAYATALLRELLQPASA